In Lysobacter firmicutimachus, one genomic interval encodes:
- a CDS encoding AraC family transcriptional regulator — protein MNANTSAETIAQRGSCAAQAELVDRIARLTHGDGLHPTVVKALQLIRISGPTECSPSVYEPRLCVVAQGRKIVTLSDRTYHYDPLNYLVVSVTLPMIGQVVEATPDKPYLCLRIDVDPEEIARLLVDAGQAPAPERGADRSADLGLYAARVNPTLMDAVLRLMRLLDTPQDLPVLAPLALREIFYRVLMGDLGHRLRAIAVNDSRSSRIAKAVAVLRRCYLQPLSIEELAEQVHMSTSSLHHQFKAVTTMSPLQFQKQLRLHEARRLMMVNGMEAVTAAHRVGYESPSQFSREYKRLFGAPPRAEVVQARSAPQS, from the coding sequence ATGAACGCCAACACTTCCGCCGAAACCATCGCCCAGCGCGGCAGTTGCGCAGCGCAGGCCGAACTGGTCGACCGGATTGCCCGATTGACGCACGGCGACGGATTGCACCCGACGGTGGTCAAGGCGCTGCAGCTGATCCGCATCAGCGGCCCCACCGAATGCTCCCCCAGCGTGTACGAACCGCGGCTGTGCGTCGTCGCGCAGGGCCGCAAGATCGTCACCCTGTCCGACCGCACCTATCACTACGACCCGCTGAACTATCTGGTGGTGTCGGTGACCCTGCCGATGATCGGCCAGGTGGTCGAGGCGACGCCGGACAAGCCTTATCTGTGCCTGCGCATCGACGTCGACCCGGAGGAGATCGCGCGTCTGCTGGTCGACGCCGGCCAGGCGCCGGCGCCGGAACGCGGCGCCGATCGTTCGGCCGATCTGGGGTTGTACGCGGCGCGGGTCAATCCGACCCTGATGGATGCGGTGCTGCGGCTGATGCGCCTGCTCGACACGCCGCAGGACTTGCCGGTGCTGGCGCCGCTGGCGTTGCGCGAAATCTTCTACCGCGTGCTGATGGGCGACCTCGGCCATCGCCTGCGCGCGATCGCGGTCAACGACAGCCGTTCCAGCCGCATCGCCAAGGCGGTGGCGGTGCTGCGCCGCTGCTATCTGCAGCCGTTGAGCATCGAGGAGCTGGCCGAGCAAGTGCACATGAGCACGTCCTCGCTGCACCACCAGTTCAAGGCGGTGACCACGATGTCGCCGCTGCAGTTCCAGAAGCAGCTGCGCCTGCACGAGGCGCGCCGACTGATGATGGTCAACGGCATGGAAGCGGTGACCGCCGCGCATCGGGTCGGCTACGAAAGCCCTTCGCAGTTCTCGCGCGAGTACAAGCGCCTGTTCGGCGCGCCGCCGCGGGCGGAAGTGGTGCAGGCCCGCAGCGCGCCGCAGAGCTGA